The Antarcticibacterium sp. 1MA-6-2 genome has a window encoding:
- a CDS encoding cellulose synthase family protein translates to MDLAIIIIYTFASALILIYSISQFLLLLDYLRSKKKSAHTPPLNLDKDQIPHITIQLPLYNEKYVVERLLKNIAGIDYPKNKLEIQVLDDSTDESVEKTAALVAELQQKGLDIQHIRRKNRKGYKAGALKKGLKIAKGELIAIFDSDFLPKKDWLLQTVPHLKDPEVGLVQTRWGHLNRDYSLLTKVLAFALDFHFVVEQTARNFGKHFMNFNGTAGIWRKQCIIDAGNWEGDTLTEDLDLSYRAQMKKWKFKYLEDVVTPAELPVIISAARSQQFRWNKGAAENFQKNFSLLLKDKDQSAGTKFHGFFHLLNSSLFLLLLILAVLSIPVLYIKNNNPEFAWYFQLMAFFAVSTLVFFACYWITWAKIHGKGIKSFFRFMGMFFAFFSVAMGLSAYNSLAVLEGHFGKKSAFIRTPKFNVSDLKNSWKDNVYITKGLATYVYIEILLLLYFCFGIYSAIKLADYGLLVFHLMLVGGLSFVIFQSLRARG, encoded by the coding sequence ATGGATCTAGCGATAATAATCATATACACCTTTGCTTCAGCATTGATCCTGATCTACAGTATCTCTCAATTCCTCCTGCTTCTGGATTACCTGCGTTCCAAAAAAAAATCAGCTCATACACCTCCCCTGAATTTAGACAAAGATCAAATTCCTCACATCACCATTCAGCTGCCCCTGTACAACGAAAAATATGTCGTGGAGCGACTGCTGAAAAACATAGCTGGAATTGATTATCCCAAAAATAAACTTGAGATCCAGGTTCTGGACGATTCAACCGACGAGTCTGTGGAAAAAACTGCTGCTCTTGTGGCTGAACTTCAGCAGAAAGGTTTGGATATTCAACATATTAGAAGAAAGAACAGAAAAGGATATAAAGCGGGTGCTCTTAAGAAAGGTCTAAAAATCGCAAAGGGAGAGTTGATCGCTATTTTTGATTCTGATTTCCTTCCGAAGAAAGACTGGCTGCTTCAAACTGTTCCGCATTTAAAAGATCCTGAAGTTGGATTGGTACAAACCCGCTGGGGTCATCTCAATCGGGATTATTCTTTACTTACAAAAGTCCTTGCCTTTGCACTTGATTTTCACTTTGTCGTGGAACAAACCGCGAGAAACTTCGGAAAGCATTTTATGAATTTTAACGGCACAGCAGGAATCTGGCGGAAGCAGTGTATTATTGATGCCGGAAATTGGGAAGGTGATACTTTAACCGAAGATCTTGACCTGAGTTATCGAGCTCAAATGAAAAAGTGGAAGTTTAAGTATCTGGAAGATGTTGTAACTCCCGCGGAACTACCAGTAATAATAAGTGCGGCAAGGTCTCAGCAATTCCGATGGAACAAAGGAGCAGCGGAAAATTTCCAGAAGAATTTTTCGCTTTTGCTGAAAGACAAAGATCAATCTGCCGGAACGAAATTTCACGGGTTTTTCCACTTACTCAATTCCAGCCTGTTTCTGCTTCTATTGATTTTAGCAGTTCTAAGTATTCCTGTTCTGTATATTAAAAATAACAATCCGGAGTTTGCATGGTATTTTCAGTTAATGGCATTTTTTGCAGTTAGCACCCTGGTTTTCTTTGCCTGTTACTGGATTACCTGGGCTAAGATCCACGGAAAAGGCATCAAAAGTTTTTTCAGGTTTATGGGAATGTTCTTCGCATTTTTTTCGGTTGCTATGGGATTATCGGCATACAATTCACTTGCCGTACTCGAAGGACATTTCGGCAAGAAAAGTGCCTTCATCCGTACCCCAAAATTTAATGTTAGTGATTTAAAAAATTCGTGGAAAGACAATGTTTACATCACTAAAGGTCTGGCAACTTATGTCTATATCGAGATCCTGTTGTTGTTATACTTTTGTTTCGGAATTTACAGCGCTATAAAACTGGCAGATTACGGATTACTGGTGTTTCACCTGATGTTAGTTGGCGGATTAAGTTTTGTTATCTTTCAATCCTTAAGAGCAAGAGGATAA
- a CDS encoding REP-associated tyrosine transposase codes for MSTKYKATVPDVAYFITMTTVDWIDIFTRPEQKEVIIKSLRYCQQHKGLEIFAYCLMSNHLHMICKADEGILSDILRDFKKFTSKEIIKTIKESPESRRKWMLTLFERACEHLKRDQQYKVWQNGYHAESLTSGKFLNQKLNYIHHNPVKDRIVENPEDYLFSSARNYAGMEGELEVNLLELI; via the coding sequence ATGTCTACTAAGTATAAAGCTACAGTACCGGATGTTGCTTACTTCATCACCATGACAACAGTTGATTGGATTGATATTTTTACTCGCCCGGAACAAAAGGAGGTTATTATAAAGAGCCTTAGATATTGCCAACAGCATAAAGGTCTCGAAATATTTGCTTATTGCCTAATGTCTAATCATTTGCATATGATATGTAAGGCTGACGAAGGGATCCTGTCTGATATCTTACGAGATTTTAAAAAATTTACTTCGAAAGAAATAATTAAAACGATAAAAGAATCACCTGAAAGCAGAAGGAAATGGATGCTCACTCTCTTTGAGAGAGCGTGTGAACATTTAAAGCGGGATCAACAATACAAAGTATGGCAGAATGGTTACCACGCCGAATCTTTAACATCTGGGAAATTTCTTAATCAAAAGCTCAATTACATCCACCACAATCCTGTTAAAGACAGAATTGTGGAAAATCCTGAGGATTATTTATTTAGTTCTGCCAGGAATTATGCAGGTATGGAAGGTGAACTTGAGGTGAACCTGCTCGAATTGATTTAG
- a CDS encoding glycosyltransferase family 2 protein has protein sequence MPVVIKVIIPAFNEEASIGKVIHEIPSFVSEIIVVSNNSTDKTDVVAAAAGATVLREERKGYGYACLKGLDYIAEQPEKPEIVVFLDGDYSDYPEEMSKIVAPIIEDDIDLVIGARVKKWREKGSMTFPQIFGNWLATSLMSLFFGAKFTDLGPFRAIKYDELLALEMQDKTYGWTVEMQLKALRKNLTYVEIPVHYKNRIGVSKVSGTVKGAVFAGVKILGWIFKYSFK, from the coding sequence ATGCCTGTTGTAATAAAAGTCATTATTCCCGCTTTTAATGAAGAAGCATCTATAGGGAAAGTGATCCATGAAATTCCCTCTTTTGTTTCTGAAATCATTGTAGTAAGCAATAACTCGACAGATAAAACTGACGTTGTTGCAGCTGCTGCAGGCGCGACAGTTTTACGGGAAGAGCGAAAAGGTTACGGTTACGCCTGTCTTAAAGGTTTGGATTACATAGCCGAACAACCTGAAAAGCCTGAAATCGTTGTATTTCTCGATGGAGATTACAGCGACTATCCAGAAGAGATGAGCAAAATAGTGGCTCCTATTATTGAGGATGATATTGATCTTGTGATAGGCGCACGAGTGAAAAAATGGAGGGAAAAAGGATCAATGACATTTCCGCAGATATTTGGTAACTGGCTCGCCACTTCTCTAATGTCATTGTTTTTTGGCGCTAAGTTTACAGATCTTGGACCTTTTAGAGCAATAAAATATGATGAACTACTGGCACTTGAAATGCAGGATAAAACATATGGCTGGACAGTTGAGATGCAACTGAAAGCTTTGAGAAAAAATCTGACTTATGTAGAAATACCAGTGCATTATAAAAACAGAATAGGAGTTTCAAAAGTTTCAGGCACAGTTAAAGGAGCAGTGTTCGCAGGAGTTAAAATTTTGGGATGGATCTTTAAATACAGCTTCAAATAA
- a CDS encoding M56 family metallopeptidase, giving the protein MKENNFINVLLSEKMNPHTFFSYIFLNKIKYEKNEIPKDVIIHEQAHAVQRHSLDILIIEVTQIIFWFNPFLFLLKDAIKLNHEFLADASVLQKGTNLSVYQKTLLSYSSGGLESGLTNPINYSSVKKRFKVMKTKTSKTAVWARSLLVLPLLAMLVYGFSTSEVVVKAQDQKQHMNADETSNIVISEDINVHIFRNGNITVNHQAVKLNELQERLQKINEHLTYEERKDLTSAEIRVEPGVRMGIITDVKTILMKYGTRKIKTYDSENLTTASTKVNSKVEKPEKTKYSEVLLNHQEKATPEMIREFNKIVSGLNEKGMIRQIDLNRIREIQALMTPEQKKNAIQPKFYISPFPKEATESNNYQEKATQKMVEEYNKLAKEYNSKPEGEAIIKKKDYQRMKYIYNLMTSDQKKNSEKFPIPSPPPPPNKEMVAEYNKLARDYNKKEITEEIVQEEGFKRMLSIYKVMTDSQRKNAEKLPPPPPLSTSS; this is encoded by the coding sequence GTGAAAGAGAACAATTTTATCAACGTTCTTCTTTCTGAAAAAATGAATCCGCATACATTTTTCAGCTATATTTTTCTGAATAAGATCAAGTATGAGAAGAATGAAATTCCTAAAGATGTTATCATTCATGAACAGGCTCACGCGGTGCAGAGGCACAGTCTGGATATTCTAATAATAGAAGTCACACAAATAATTTTTTGGTTTAATCCGTTTCTTTTTCTGCTTAAAGATGCCATTAAGCTTAATCACGAGTTTCTTGCAGACGCTTCGGTATTGCAAAAAGGAACAAATCTCTCCGTATATCAAAAAACTTTGCTTTCCTATTCATCCGGAGGTCTTGAGAGCGGCCTCACTAATCCTATTAATTATTCATCAGTTAAAAAACGATTTAAAGTTATGAAAACAAAAACATCAAAAACAGCAGTATGGGCGAGAAGCCTTTTGGTACTGCCATTACTGGCAATGCTGGTTTACGGTTTTAGTACAAGTGAAGTGGTAGTAAAAGCTCAGGATCAAAAACAGCATATGAATGCTGATGAGACATCCAATATTGTCATTTCCGAAGACATTAATGTCCACATCTTCAGGAATGGAAATATCACTGTCAATCACCAAGCCGTGAAATTGAATGAGCTGCAGGAGAGACTTCAAAAAATTAATGAACACCTAACTTATGAAGAAAGAAAAGATTTAACCAGTGCAGAAATTAGGGTGGAGCCGGGAGTTAGGATGGGGATAATAACAGATGTTAAAACAATTCTTATGAAGTATGGAACCCGGAAGATTAAAACATATGATTCAGAAAACTTAACTACAGCTAGTACTAAAGTAAATAGCAAGGTGGAAAAGCCTGAAAAAACAAAATATTCCGAAGTTTTATTGAATCACCAGGAAAAAGCAACCCCGGAAATGATCAGGGAATTCAATAAGATAGTTTCAGGTTTAAATGAAAAGGGAATGATAAGACAAATAGATCTTAATAGAATTAGAGAGATCCAGGCTCTCATGACCCCTGAGCAAAAGAAAAATGCTATACAACCAAAATTTTATATCTCTCCTTTCCCAAAAGAAGCAACCGAAAGTAATAACTATCAGGAAAAGGCAACTCAAAAAATGGTAGAGGAATATAACAAATTAGCAAAAGAATACAATTCTAAACCGGAAGGGGAAGCAATAATTAAAAAGAAGGATTATCAGAGGATGAAATACATTTATAATCTGATGACTTCGGATCAAAAAAAGAATTCCGAAAAATTTCCGATTCCTTCGCCACCTCCACCGCCTAATAAAGAAATGGTTGCAGAGTATAATAAGCTCGCAAGAGATTATAATAAAAAGGAAATTACAGAGGAAATTGTTCAGGAGGAAGGTTTTAAACGAATGTTGAGCATCTATAAAGTCATGACTGATTCACAGAGAAAAAATGCAGAAAAACTTCCACCGCCGCCACCGCTAAGCACCAGCTCCTGA
- a CDS encoding TRAP transporter substrate-binding protein — protein sequence MKSRLITYSKFLLCLVFLCASCNTEEETQIIRLGHGLDTSHSVHKAMVYMAEKVEEKSGGSLSIKIYPNQQLGSERECLELLQIGSLGMTKVSAATMENFAPEFKVLNLPYLFRDSAHRYKVLEGAIGQTLLKSSESKRLIGLTFYDSGTRNFYADIPIETPDDLKGLKLRVMPSQSAINMVKHLGGSPTPISWGELYTALQQGIVDGAENNLPSYYLNNHYEVCQYYSMDEHTAVPDELIISTIVWNKLNDQQKQWLKEAAEESSIYQKKLWQESEQEALEGMKEAGVKIIHPDKEKFRELVGPMYEEFRRDPLMKRTIEAIQAVE from the coding sequence ATGAAATCAAGATTAATTACATATAGCAAATTTCTATTATGTCTGGTGTTCCTGTGCGCTTCTTGTAATACTGAAGAAGAAACTCAAATTATTAGGTTAGGCCATGGTTTAGACACCTCTCACTCTGTTCATAAAGCCATGGTGTATATGGCAGAAAAGGTAGAGGAAAAATCTGGAGGGAGCTTAAGTATTAAAATTTATCCCAATCAGCAATTGGGATCAGAGAGGGAATGTCTTGAATTATTGCAAATAGGAAGTTTGGGAATGACAAAGGTTTCTGCAGCAACTATGGAAAATTTCGCACCCGAATTTAAAGTGTTGAATCTTCCTTATTTATTTCGTGACAGCGCACATCGGTATAAAGTTTTAGAGGGGGCAATTGGTCAAACTTTATTGAAGAGTAGCGAAAGTAAAAGGCTTATAGGACTCACTTTCTATGATTCGGGGACCCGTAATTTTTATGCAGATATTCCTATTGAAACTCCAGACGATCTAAAGGGGCTAAAGCTTAGGGTAATGCCCAGCCAGAGCGCTATTAATATGGTTAAACATTTAGGAGGTTCTCCTACACCAATTAGCTGGGGCGAACTCTATACTGCACTGCAACAGGGAATTGTTGATGGGGCCGAAAACAATTTACCCAGTTACTACCTGAACAATCATTACGAAGTATGCCAGTACTATTCTATGGATGAACATACTGCTGTACCGGATGAATTAATAATTAGTACCATTGTCTGGAACAAACTTAATGATCAGCAAAAACAATGGCTAAAAGAAGCGGCTGAAGAATCATCAATCTATCAAAAAAAGCTGTGGCAGGAATCTGAACAAGAGGCATTAGAAGGAATGAAAGAGGCAGGAGTTAAAATTATACATCCCGATAAAGAAAAGTTTAGGGAATTGGTGGGGCCAATGTATGAGGAATTCCGCAGGGATCCTTTAATGAAAAGAACAATAGAAGCAATTCAGGCAGTAGAATAG
- a CDS encoding SDR family oxidoreductase, with amino-acid sequence MGKLNGKTALITGSDSGIGQATAIEFAKEGANVVITYHSDEEGGKETLKKVENEGAKGLVLQVDVSNEQAVEQMFDSALAEFGTIDILMNNAAVNGLGIEIADLSTEKWDKAIKTNLYGYFFCVRRFIKIRRENGGKGKILNVSSVHEEIAAAGTGEYCSSKGAIKMLTRTLALELAEEGINVNNIAPGMILTPMNQEAKDNKEEREEKTQNIPMKRAGRPEEIGKLAVFLASSDSDYVTGSTYFMDGGLMRAVGQGA; translated from the coding sequence ATGGGAAAATTGAATGGAAAAACAGCACTAATTACAGGTTCCGATTCCGGAATAGGACAGGCAACTGCCATAGAATTTGCCAAAGAAGGAGCGAATGTGGTAATCACTTACCATTCAGATGAAGAAGGAGGAAAAGAGACGCTTAAAAAAGTCGAGAATGAAGGTGCAAAAGGACTGGTGCTTCAGGTAGATGTGAGTAATGAACAGGCAGTAGAACAAATGTTTGATAGTGCACTGGCTGAATTTGGAACAATTGACATCCTTATGAACAACGCCGCAGTGAATGGCCTGGGAATAGAAATTGCCGATTTGTCTACCGAAAAATGGGATAAAGCAATTAAAACTAACTTATATGGATACTTTTTCTGTGTTAGGAGATTTATTAAAATAAGGAGAGAAAATGGTGGAAAGGGAAAAATTTTAAATGTGAGTTCTGTTCATGAGGAAATTGCTGCGGCGGGAACGGGAGAATATTGCAGTTCAAAAGGAGCTATAAAAATGCTTACCCGCACCCTTGCTCTGGAGCTTGCCGAAGAAGGAATTAATGTTAACAATATAGCCCCTGGAATGATTCTTACTCCAATGAATCAGGAAGCAAAAGATAATAAGGAAGAAAGAGAGGAAAAGACACAGAATATTCCTATGAAAAGAGCGGGTCGCCCGGAGGAGATAGGCAAACTGGCCGTGTTTCTGGCTTCTTCAGATTCAGATTACGTCACGGGTTCTACATATTTTATGGATGGTGGCTTAATGAGAGCCGTAGGACAGGGAGCTTAG
- a CDS encoding alkylphosphonate utilization protein produces MSLEQELFQRSGSQCELCGAGNDLQVYEVPNSPLDSENHILICGTCKEQIEDPKKTDANHWRCLNDSMWSPVPAVQVVAWRMLNRLKAEGWPQDLLDMMYMDDELKTWAKAGKSLSEASTDLVHKDSNGATIEAGDTVVLIKDLNVKGSSIVAKRGTAVRRITLVHDNPEQIEGKVEGQQIVILTKFVKKV; encoded by the coding sequence ATGAGCCTGGAACAGGAACTATTTCAACGCAGCGGATCGCAATGTGAATTATGTGGTGCAGGTAATGATCTTCAGGTATATGAAGTGCCGAATTCACCTTTAGATTCTGAAAATCATATTCTAATATGTGGTACCTGCAAGGAACAAATTGAGGATCCCAAAAAAACTGATGCCAATCACTGGCGCTGCCTCAACGACTCGATGTGGAGCCCCGTCCCGGCAGTTCAGGTGGTGGCATGGAGAATGCTTAACCGACTTAAAGCTGAAGGATGGCCACAGGATCTGCTGGATATGATGTATATGGATGATGAGCTAAAAACCTGGGCAAAGGCAGGAAAATCTCTAAGCGAAGCCAGTACAGATCTTGTACATAAAGACAGTAATGGAGCTACAATTGAAGCTGGAGATACCGTCGTGCTCATTAAAGACCTCAACGTGAAAGGATCGAGCATAGTGGCAAAAAGAGGAACAGCCGTACGGCGGATTACTTTAGTGCATGATAATCCGGAGCAAATAGAAGGAAAGGTGGAAGGTCAACAGATCGTGATCCTTACTAAGTTTGTGAAGAAAGTTTAG
- a CDS encoding transposase gives MRNGIIVIFSNWFKNIFYLVAHVLAYCLLKNHFHLLIKTRDFKNENLISKAFSNLFNAYSKAINKAYGRRGSLFQDRFKRIIVKDEEYLRTLILYIHLNPMNHNFTDDFASYNYSSFRPLLLNNYELLDVEGVIDLFGDTANFKNAHILRQDEILERDEELFLE, from the coding sequence TTGAGGAACGGAATTATAGTTATTTTCTCCAATTGGTTCAAAAACATATTTTACCTAGTTGCTCATGTCCTTGCCTACTGCTTATTAAAAAACCATTTTCATCTCCTTATAAAAACCAGAGACTTTAAGAATGAAAATTTAATTTCAAAAGCGTTTTCAAATCTCTTCAATGCTTACTCTAAAGCTATTAATAAAGCTTATGGAAGAAGAGGAAGTTTATTCCAGGATCGCTTTAAAAGAATAATTGTTAAGGATGAAGAATATTTAAGAACGTTGATCCTTTATATTCATCTCAACCCGATGAACCATAACTTCACTGATGATTTTGCCAGTTATAATTACTCCTCCTTTAGACCTTTACTATTAAATAATTACGAGCTATTAGATGTTGAAGGAGTAATAGATTTATTTGGCGATACAGCAAATTTTAAAAATGCACATATCCTACGTCAGGATGAAATTTTAGAAAGGGACGAGGAACTTTTTTTGGAGTAA
- a CDS encoding BlaI/MecI/CopY family transcriptional regulator, which translates to MALSKSEEQLMQILWKQDKAFMKDLIDAYPHPKPAPTTVATLLKRMQDKNFVDYKQLGRSREYFALVKKKDYFSRQLRGMMKTFFNDSATQFASFFTQETDLTKEELEDLKRLIDEEIKNK; encoded by the coding sequence ATGGCATTATCAAAATCTGAAGAACAACTAATGCAGATCCTTTGGAAACAGGATAAGGCTTTTATGAAAGATCTCATAGATGCATATCCCCATCCTAAACCTGCACCCACCACTGTGGCTACCTTATTAAAGAGAATGCAGGATAAGAACTTTGTAGATTATAAACAGTTGGGTAGGTCGCGGGAATACTTTGCTTTGGTAAAAAAGAAGGATTATTTCTCAAGACAGTTACGTGGAATGATGAAAACTTTTTTTAATGACTCAGCTACACAATTCGCCTCATTTTTTACTCAGGAAACTGATCTGACTAAAGAGGAACTGGAGGATCTAAAGCGGCTGATTGACGAAGAAATAAAAAATAAATAG
- a CDS encoding dipeptidase: MSDIKKYVEDNKDRFLQELVELLKIPSISADSAYKKDLLKTAEAVKQRLQEAGCDKVEICETPGNPIVFGEKIIDKDLPTVLVYGHYDVQPPDPLDLWESPPFEPVIKETKIHPEGAIYARGACDDKGQMYMHVKALEYMTRNNELPCNVKFMIEGEEEVGSANLGWFLERNQEKLSNDVILISDTGMISKETPSVTTGLRGLSYMEVEVTGPNRDLHSGLYGGAVANPINVLAKMIASLQDENNKITVPGFYDKVNTYTEEERAKMAEAPFDLEEYKEKLNIGDVHGEEGFSTLERASIRPTLDVNGIWGGYTGEGAKTVLPSKAYAKISMRLVSDQDWKEISELFTKHFESLAPKSVKVKVSTHHGGQAYVTPIDTLEYQAANDAYKEAFGKDPIPQHSGGSIPIVSLFEKQLKSKTILMGFGLDTDAIHSPNEHFGIWNYLKGIETIPLFYKHFTKLKKEEK; the protein is encoded by the coding sequence ATGAGTGACATAAAGAAATATGTGGAAGATAATAAGGACAGGTTTTTACAGGAACTTGTTGAATTGCTGAAGATTCCCTCAATAAGTGCAGACTCTGCCTACAAAAAAGATCTTTTAAAAACTGCGGAGGCTGTTAAACAGCGTTTGCAGGAAGCAGGTTGTGACAAAGTAGAAATTTGCGAAACTCCTGGAAATCCAATTGTTTTTGGAGAGAAAATAATAGATAAAGATTTACCTACGGTGCTGGTCTATGGACACTATGACGTCCAGCCGCCAGATCCATTAGATCTTTGGGAAAGTCCACCATTTGAACCCGTCATTAAAGAAACCAAAATTCATCCTGAGGGAGCTATTTACGCCCGGGGTGCATGTGACGATAAAGGCCAGATGTATATGCATGTAAAGGCGCTGGAATATATGACCCGGAACAATGAGCTTCCCTGTAACGTCAAGTTCATGATTGAAGGAGAGGAAGAGGTTGGTAGTGCAAACCTGGGATGGTTCCTTGAGAGAAATCAGGAAAAACTTTCTAACGACGTTATTCTTATCAGCGATACAGGAATGATTTCTAAAGAAACCCCTTCTGTAACTACAGGTCTTCGCGGACTTAGTTATATGGAAGTGGAAGTTACAGGTCCCAATCGCGATTTGCATAGCGGATTATATGGAGGGGCAGTTGCAAATCCTATTAATGTTCTTGCGAAAATGATCGCAAGTCTGCAGGATGAGAATAACAAGATTACTGTTCCCGGCTTTTACGATAAGGTGAATACCTATACTGAAGAAGAAAGAGCAAAAATGGCGGAAGCACCTTTTGATCTTGAAGAATATAAAGAAAAGCTGAATATTGGTGATGTTCATGGAGAGGAAGGATTTTCTACTCTGGAACGTGCATCAATTCGACCGACGCTCGATGTGAACGGGATCTGGGGCGGATACACAGGAGAAGGAGCAAAAACTGTCCTGCCTTCAAAAGCCTATGCGAAAATCTCGATGAGGCTGGTAAGCGATCAGGATTGGAAAGAAATCAGTGAATTATTTACTAAACATTTTGAAAGCCTTGCTCCAAAAAGCGTAAAAGTAAAGGTGAGTACGCACCATGGGGGGCAGGCTTATGTAACCCCTATTGATACCCTTGAATATCAGGCTGCCAATGATGCTTACAAAGAGGCCTTCGGAAAAGATCCAATCCCGCAACACAGCGGGGGAAGTATTCCTATAGTTTCTTTATTTGAAAAACAGCTGAAAAGTAAAACGATTCTAATGGGATTTGGTTTGGATACAGATGCCATTCACTCTCCTAATGAGCATTTTGGAATATGGAATTACCTGAAAGGGATTGAAACCATTCCGTTGTTCTACAAGCATTTTACAAAGCTTAAGAAAGAAGAAAAATAA
- a CDS encoding TRAP transporter small permease, protein MKKIIDKLLGGFLVLSMALIVTAVLWQVFSRYVLQSPSSVTEEIARYLLIWIGILGAAYASGQQAHLAIDILPPKLNPSNRIKLRIVINILIILFSLTVLVIGGGNLVYVNHILGQSSAALHLPLSYVYMVVPISGVLVIFYKLNEIIHSKKYLV, encoded by the coding sequence ATGAAAAAAATTATTGATAAACTCCTGGGCGGATTTTTAGTGCTTTCAATGGCTTTAATTGTAACAGCGGTTTTATGGCAGGTGTTTTCAAGATATGTTTTACAAAGTCCAAGCTCAGTTACTGAAGAAATTGCCAGATATTTATTGATATGGATAGGAATACTAGGTGCCGCATATGCCTCTGGTCAACAGGCTCATTTAGCCATAGACATATTACCTCCCAAACTAAATCCCTCAAACCGAATCAAACTTAGAATAGTAATAAATATTCTAATTATTCTGTTTAGCCTTACAGTTCTGGTAATTGGAGGGGGAAACCTGGTTTATGTTAATCACATTTTAGGACAATCTTCCGCAGCTTTACATCTCCCGCTATCTTATGTTTATATGGTTGTCCCCATTAGTGGGGTGCTGGTTATATTTTATAAGTTAAATGAAATCATCCATTCTAAAAAGTATTTGGTATGA
- a CDS encoding TRAP transporter large permease — protein MMTEVLILIISFIILLGVGVPVAWSIGISCTVTILASIDSLAAFTTVAQRMATGLDSFSLLAIPLFILAGQIMNQGGIANRLIAFAKALMGALPGGLIYVNVIAAMLFGAISGSAVAATSAIGGILGPAMQRENYSKEFGAAVNITASTTGLVIPPSNVLIVYSLASGGVSIASLFLAGYIPGILMGLALMLVAAAWIKKKKYPPGERSSLKSIVTTFLQALPSLLLLVVVIGGIVSGIFTATEASGIAVLYCLVLSFINKELKISELYGVFISSVGTTAIVMLLIATSMSMSWVMSYEEIPQAVSVALLGLSDNVFVILLIINLLLLFVGTFMDMTPAVLIFTPIFLPVVEALGVDPVHFGIMMVMNLCVGLCTPPVGSVLFIGVSVANTSIQKVLKPLIPLYIAMAIVLLLITFVPQLSLWLPQLFDN, from the coding sequence ATGATGACAGAAGTCTTAATTCTCATAATTTCCTTTATTATTCTTTTGGGAGTAGGAGTTCCGGTTGCCTGGTCTATTGGAATCTCCTGTACTGTTACTATACTTGCTTCTATTGATTCCTTAGCTGCATTTACAACTGTTGCCCAACGTATGGCTACCGGATTAGACAGTTTTTCTCTTTTAGCAATTCCTTTGTTTATACTGGCGGGCCAAATTATGAACCAGGGAGGAATAGCAAATAGGCTTATTGCCTTTGCCAAAGCCCTCATGGGGGCTCTCCCAGGCGGATTGATTTATGTAAATGTCATTGCGGCCATGCTTTTTGGCGCTATTTCTGGATCGGCTGTTGCTGCGACTTCAGCTATCGGGGGAATTTTAGGGCCTGCAATGCAAAGGGAAAATTATTCAAAAGAATTTGGAGCTGCTGTTAATATTACTGCATCCACAACAGGATTAGTAATTCCGCCTTCTAATGTGCTTATAGTGTATTCTTTGGCAAGTGGAGGTGTGTCTATTGCTTCCTTATTTTTGGCAGGATATATTCCGGGAATACTAATGGGTTTGGCGTTGATGCTGGTGGCTGCAGCCTGGATCAAAAAGAAAAAATATCCTCCCGGAGAAAGAAGCAGCCTTAAAAGCATCGTCACAACTTTTCTACAGGCACTGCCGAGTCTTCTGTTGCTGGTGGTTGTCATTGGCGGTATTGTTTCGGGAATATTTACAGCAACTGAAGCTTCAGGAATAGCTGTTTTATATTGTCTTGTACTTTCCTTTATAAACAAAGAATTAAAAATAAGTGAGCTTTACGGGGTTTTCATTAGTTCTGTAGGTACTACTGCAATAGTGATGTTGCTAATAGCCACTTCGATGAGTATGTCATGGGTAATGTCATATGAAGAGATCCCCCAGGCAGTGAGTGTTGCATTATTGGGCCTGAGTGACAATGTATTTGTGATCTTACTAATAATCAACTTATTATTACTTTTTGTAGGTACCTTTATGGATATGACCCCCGCAGTGCTCATTTTTACACCAATTTTCCTGCCTGTTGTAGAAGCTTTGGGTGTAGACCCGGTGCATTTTGGAATAATGATGGTAATGAACCTTTGTGTAGGTTTATGTACACCACCTGTGGGATCGGTCTTATTCATAGGAGTGAGTGTGGCCAATACCTCTATTCAAAAAGTCTTAAAACCGCTCATACCATTATACATTGCAATGGCTATCGTTTTGCTCTTGATCACCTTTGTGCCTCAATTAAGTCTATGGCTACCTCAATTGTTTGATAATTAG